In a genomic window of Nodosilinea sp. E11:
- a CDS encoding serine protease, with translation MKQATLPALCAAALVLAAPMPSQARVSDTIKSGPEINEISQRTTLLIVGFNNSGQPMGHGSGSLIARDGNTCVGVTNAHVIDVPGAQFAVRTSDQAVHPVTNVRAFANEDLAVVTFECQGNYEPITIATYQLSPGQTVYLSGWPGDGNPTGGLTRQFTSGTISTLLDRPVGGYQVGYTNVTRSGMSGGQVLDDAGRLVAIHGIGTLEDARVVAQRLNVPVETAQGLAQKTGFNYGIPVTTFLGRASQAGLNYPYDVAFSMPQAPASGAVTRPGDYTHQPNASDQVSFNDMLGNVNQLLDTVNRFRRIFGF, from the coding sequence ATGAAACAAGCTACCCTGCCAGCACTCTGCGCTGCGGCACTGGTACTCGCCGCGCCAATGCCAAGCCAGGCTCGCGTCAGCGACACCATCAAGTCTGGCCCCGAAATTAACGAAATCTCCCAGCGCACGACACTGCTGATTGTGGGTTTTAACAATAGCGGCCAACCTATGGGCCATGGCTCCGGCTCACTGATTGCCAGAGACGGCAACACCTGCGTAGGCGTCACCAATGCCCATGTGATTGATGTGCCTGGTGCCCAATTTGCGGTTAGAACCTCTGACCAGGCGGTGCACCCAGTCACTAATGTGCGGGCCTTTGCCAACGAAGATTTGGCTGTGGTGACTTTTGAATGCCAGGGCAACTATGAGCCGATTACCATTGCTACCTATCAGCTCTCACCGGGACAGACGGTCTATTTGTCGGGTTGGCCTGGAGATGGCAACCCGACCGGTGGGCTGACCCGCCAATTTACTAGCGGGACCATCTCGACCCTGCTCGATCGGCCCGTGGGAGGCTATCAAGTGGGGTACACCAACGTTACCCGCAGTGGCATGTCGGGGGGCCAAGTACTGGATGACGCTGGACGACTGGTAGCCATCCACGGCATTGGCACTCTGGAAGATGCCAGGGTGGTGGCCCAACGGCTAAATGTGCCCGTAGAGACCGCCCAAGGGCTGGCACAAAAGACCGGGTTTAACTACGGCATTCCAGTCACAACTTTCTTGGGTCGAGCGTCCCAGGCTGGGCTTAACTACCCTTACGATGTAGCGTTCTCAATGCCCCAGGCTCCTGCTTCTGGAGCTGTGACTAGACCCGGCGACTACACGCACCAACCCAATGCTAGCGATCAAGTCAGTTTTAACGACATGCTGGGCAATGTCAACCAACTGCTCGACACGGTCAACCGCTTCCGCCGCATCTTTGGCTTCTAG
- a CDS encoding PPC domain-containing protein yields MKLLNTVGLSLATLVISIATPLTVRYVPQSAPTLSIAQAVASAPLLQVQDRLGPHKQVVEFDEGNRFASAHHFNGTAGQMVSITLESNDFDTILMLINSKGERIASSDDISQTNTNSRIDITLPATDRYMLLVTSFEFEGQGDYRLAVVPQS; encoded by the coding sequence ATGAAACTTCTCAACACTGTCGGTCTCTCCCTGGCTACCCTCGTTATCTCCATTGCGACCCCACTGACGGTGCGCTATGTGCCCCAGAGTGCCCCTACCCTTAGCATTGCCCAGGCGGTGGCTTCAGCACCCCTGTTGCAGGTGCAAGACCGTCTTGGCCCCCACAAGCAAGTGGTGGAGTTTGACGAGGGCAATCGGTTTGCCTCTGCTCACCACTTCAATGGCACAGCGGGACAAATGGTGAGCATCACCCTAGAAAGCAATGATTTTGACACCATCTTGATGCTCATTAACTCCAAGGGCGAACGGATCGCATCTAGCGATGACATTAGCCAAACCAACACCAACTCTCGCATCGATATCACCTTGCCCGCCACCGATCGCTACATGCTGCTGGTCACCTCCTTCGAGTTTGAAGGGCAAGGTGACTATCGCTTGGCTGTGGTTCCCCAGAGCTGA
- a CDS encoding CHASE2 domain-containing protein, producing the protein MPYRLTIRKIDQSCLFDLTWGKGQQLSTHLAFPSALLGLYDAWRRAYLGYYKQALRGRVGATGQVVAAEVDWHSQLKQAEARLLSEFHTWLKDGKLFDLRAELTSASQAAEPDQAKTELFITCDPIAIARLPWETWELGQQVQIVRSPPNIRAATGDRQSFRRGKARVLAILGDETGLNFTGERTALNAQKRLLEIHYVGWQPGEDTNALKQRICRTIADPRGWDVLFFAGHSNEAALLDGQVAIAPNTALSIKELTPALREAQRQGLQFALFNSCSGLDIAQALVSLGLSQVAIMREPIHNEVAQTFLVQLLQHLAQFDDVQEALGKACEFLKVKQELTYPSAYLVPSLFRHPDSVPYRIQPVGWRALARRWRPTKHEAIAVAALGLLSLVPLVQDWLLDQRVWAQAVYRDRTGQIATDPPPILLVQIDPETFNRQGIANPRPIDRSLLADLVTRLNERQAAVIGLDYLLDMPQTDHDPTLNQALRQAIEQNQTWPVLISSRNRDFSWTNPYPTVVNPDWILQGNAFVPFRHVLPRESWPEAKTPFSYQLATAWTMHQKAGAGDADVPRPSLSGPPLETQVQAYQRDHHLGLSPWAEVHPLTQISTRFGQHWLQPLIDFSMPPSQVYRTVPAWQLLDDPDAALLPLASLDQTLVMIVPGYYDAAGIGREGDDNFPQPPAIGYWRDRTGQRLLDFTGGETHAYITHHLIHNRLVIPIPDLWVILAAAALGKALTLYGDQHSPRRLTLTAWLATATMSYGVLALQIYITAAVLLPWLLPSLTLWLYSLPKLKETSHEYS; encoded by the coding sequence ATGCCCTACCGCCTTACGATTCGCAAAATAGACCAGAGCTGTCTGTTCGACCTCACCTGGGGCAAGGGGCAGCAGCTATCTACGCACCTGGCTTTTCCTTCAGCACTACTGGGGCTGTACGACGCCTGGCGGCGGGCCTACCTGGGCTACTACAAGCAGGCGCTGCGGGGCCGGGTCGGGGCCACCGGGCAGGTGGTAGCTGCCGAGGTCGATTGGCACAGCCAGCTCAAGCAGGCCGAGGCTCGGCTGCTATCGGAGTTTCACACCTGGCTGAAGGATGGCAAACTGTTTGACCTGCGGGCCGAATTGACCTCAGCGTCTCAAGCAGCAGAACCTGACCAGGCCAAGACTGAGCTATTTATCACCTGCGACCCGATCGCAATTGCCCGCCTGCCCTGGGAGACCTGGGAGCTGGGGCAGCAGGTGCAGATCGTGCGATCGCCCCCCAATATCCGCGCCGCCACGGGCGATCGCCAGTCATTCCGCCGGGGCAAAGCTAGAGTGCTGGCCATTCTGGGCGACGAAACCGGGCTTAATTTTACCGGTGAGCGCACCGCCCTCAATGCCCAAAAAAGGCTTTTAGAGATTCACTACGTCGGCTGGCAGCCGGGGGAAGACACCAACGCCCTAAAGCAGCGCATTTGCCGCACCATCGCCGACCCTCGGGGGTGGGATGTGCTGTTTTTTGCCGGTCACAGCAACGAAGCGGCCCTGCTGGATGGTCAGGTAGCGATCGCACCCAACACCGCCCTGTCTATCAAAGAACTCACCCCCGCCCTGCGAGAGGCCCAGCGGCAGGGGCTTCAGTTTGCCCTGTTCAACTCGTGCAGCGGCCTAGATATTGCCCAGGCCTTGGTCAGCCTGGGTCTGAGCCAGGTGGCGATCATGCGCGAGCCTATCCACAACGAGGTGGCTCAGACGTTTTTAGTGCAGCTGTTGCAGCACCTGGCCCAGTTTGACGATGTGCAAGAGGCCCTGGGGAAAGCCTGCGAGTTTCTCAAAGTCAAGCAAGAACTCACCTACCCCTCGGCCTACCTGGTGCCCTCCCTGTTTCGCCATCCCGACTCGGTGCCCTACCGCATTCAGCCAGTGGGCTGGCGCGCCCTGGCCCGCCGCTGGCGACCCACTAAGCATGAAGCGATCGCCGTGGCGGCCCTGGGCCTGCTCAGCCTAGTGCCCTTGGTGCAAGACTGGCTGCTCGATCAGCGGGTGTGGGCTCAGGCGGTGTACCGCGATCGCACTGGTCAGATAGCGACCGACCCACCGCCGATTTTGCTGGTGCAGATCGACCCCGAGACCTTCAATCGACAAGGCATTGCCAATCCCAGACCGATTGACCGCTCTCTGCTGGCCGACCTGGTCACTCGGCTAAATGAGCGCCAGGCCGCCGTCATCGGTCTCGACTACTTGCTCGATATGCCCCAGACCGACCACGACCCCACTCTCAACCAGGCTCTGCGCCAGGCCATCGAGCAAAACCAAACCTGGCCGGTCTTGATCAGCAGCCGCAACCGCGACTTTTCCTGGACCAACCCTTACCCCACCGTCGTCAACCCCGACTGGATTTTACAGGGCAATGCCTTCGTGCCCTTTCGCCATGTGCTGCCCCGCGAATCTTGGCCCGAGGCCAAAACGCCCTTTAGCTATCAGTTGGCCACCGCCTGGACAATGCACCAAAAGGCTGGGGCTGGCGATGCCGACGTGCCCCGACCCAGCCTCAGCGGGCCACCCCTCGAAACCCAGGTGCAGGCTTACCAACGAGACCATCACCTGGGTCTGTCGCCCTGGGCGGAGGTGCACCCCCTGACGCAGATCTCCACCCGGTTTGGCCAGCACTGGCTGCAACCGCTGATCGATTTTTCCATGCCGCCGTCGCAGGTTTACCGCACGGTGCCCGCCTGGCAACTGCTAGATGACCCCGATGCGGCCCTGCTGCCCCTGGCCAGCCTCGACCAAACCCTGGTGATGATCGTGCCGGGCTACTACGATGCTGCGGGCATTGGCCGCGAGGGCGACGACAACTTTCCCCAGCCGCCCGCCATTGGCTACTGGCGCGATCGCACGGGTCAGCGGCTGCTCGACTTTACCGGCGGCGAAACCCATGCCTATATCACCCACCACCTGATCCACAATCGCCTGGTGATTCCCATCCCCGACCTGTGGGTGATACTGGCGGCGGCGGCGCTGGGCAAAGCGCTGACGCTGTATGGGGATCAGCATTCCCCCCGTCGCCTCACCCTGACGGCCTGGTTGGCGACGGCCACCATGAGTTACGGGGTGTTGGCGCTACAAATTTACATCACTGCGGCGGTGCTGTTACCCTGGCTGCTGCCGTCGCTCACCCTGTGGTTGTACAGTTTACCCAAGCTCAAGGAGACTTCCCATGAATACAGTTAG
- a CDS encoding CHAT domain-containing protein, with the protein MRYAIKLLGLVAVTAVMVPLAEIPGFFREPRDLMPAALAQGQTAEARLAEANRLYNGEAFQLWRTGQLELAFDVLLQALELYRHPDVRAASLDESRQGEGRTLTGLGAISRVLERYEQALKYYADALVISREVNDRAGEGTILNNIGVVYDSLEQYEQALGYYTDALAIRQEVGDYRGEGVTLHNIAAGYEKLGQYEQALIYYTDALAIRQEISDHAGAGDTLNNIGDVYGNLGQYEQAVTYYIDALALRRATNDLRGEGITLNKIGVIYRNLGQYEQALTYYTDALAISRSLGDRTGEGTVLNNIGVVYRALGRYERALGYYTEALAIRQEIPDRAGEGETLSNIGVVYSNLGQHEQSLTYYTNALAIYQDIDDRKQQGTIITNIGASYLHLKQYEQALTHYTDALAIFQDLGDHNGASTTLNGIGGVYQYLGRYEEALTYYTDALGIRQDIGDRSGESTTLNNIAAVYYAQGQYNQALDTYTDALAVAQEIGKRSGEGTTLNNIGRVLEALDEPELALVFYKQSVNVRESIRGDIRGLDIALQQSFTETVADTYRRLADLLLQQNRILEAQRVLDLLKVQELDDSLRGVRSSADTASGVTFWQIETDLLALYQQVIADGDELAQLQAADYDNLSPEQQQRLATLRQRNADVQSRFITFLDRPEVRQLLAQIRQDTEGQNLEIERQHRALQNNLRALPQKTALLYPLILSDRLELVVVTADGPPLRYPIAVTGTELNRAIVAFGQALKDPSSDIQPLAQQLYTWLVAPLEAQLAQIGMESLLYAPDGALRYVPLAALHDGEQYLAERFSISHITAASLTNFDRRPEGQRRLLAAACAECSFTVNVGDRAFVFADLPYTETEVNGLAKQVPNTRVLLNQGFNRRELENRLGNYSIIHLATHGAVVENQPSQSFLVLGSGETVTLETIRNSWSLSHAELVVLSACETAVGSPELGSGVEILGLGHQIQEAGAQGVLASLWKVSDQGTQILITAFYDALAQGMTKTESLQAAQQALITGDLSAVGGDRATIDVISTQTGQPLTPGGNLAHPYYWAPFILIGNGL; encoded by the coding sequence ATGCGCTACGCCATAAAGTTGTTGGGTTTGGTTGCGGTTACGGCGGTGATGGTGCCCCTCGCCGAGATCCCTGGGTTCTTTAGAGAACCCAGGGATCTGATGCCCGCCGCCCTGGCCCAAGGACAGACCGCTGAAGCTCGCTTGGCTGAGGCTAATCGTCTTTACAATGGCGAAGCATTTCAACTCTGGCGCACTGGACAGTTGGAATTGGCTTTTGATGTGTTGTTGCAAGCGCTAGAGTTATACCGTCATCCAGACGTGCGGGCAGCCTCTCTCGATGAGAGTCGTCAGGGTGAGGGGCGAACCCTGACCGGATTGGGCGCAATTTCTCGTGTTTTGGAGAGATATGAGCAGGCGTTGAAATACTACGCAGATGCTCTGGTGATTAGCCGAGAGGTTAACGACCGTGCGGGCGAAGGCACCATTCTTAACAACATTGGGGTGGTGTATGACTCATTGGAACAATACGAGCAAGCGTTGGGCTACTACACCGATGCCCTGGCGATTCGTCAAGAAGTCGGCGATTACAGAGGCGAAGGTGTCACCCTCCATAACATTGCGGCAGGGTACGAGAAACTAGGCCAGTATGAGCAAGCACTCATCTACTACACCGATGCCCTGGCGATTCGTCAAGAAATTTCTGATCATGCGGGTGCAGGGGACACCCTCAACAACATTGGGGATGTGTACGGTAACCTAGGCCAGTATGAGCAGGCAGTAACGTACTACATTGATGCCCTGGCACTTCGTCGAGCTACTAATGATCTCAGAGGTGAGGGGATCACCCTCAATAAAATCGGGGTCATATATCGCAATCTAGGGCAATATGAACAGGCGCTGACCTACTACACCGACGCTTTGGCAATCTCTCGATCTCTCGGTGACCGTACAGGCGAAGGTACTGTCCTCAACAATATTGGGGTGGTATATAGAGCCCTGGGGCGGTATGAGCGGGCACTGGGCTACTACACTGAGGCTCTGGCAATTCGCCAAGAAATTCCAGATCGCGCAGGTGAGGGGGAAACCCTCAGCAACATTGGGGTGGTGTATAGCAACCTGGGACAACATGAGCAATCGCTGACCTACTACACGAATGCCCTGGCAATCTATCAAGACATTGATGATCGCAAGCAACAGGGAACTATTATCACCAATATTGGGGCCTCATATCTCCACCTGAAGCAGTACGAGCAGGCACTCACTCACTACACCGATGCTCTAGCGATCTTTCAAGACCTCGGCGATCACAATGGAGCAAGCACTACCCTCAATGGTATTGGAGGCGTATATCAGTATTTAGGGCGATATGAGGAGGCGCTGACTTACTACACCGATGCTCTGGGTATCCGTCAAGACATTGGCGATCGCAGCGGAGAAAGCACCACTCTCAACAACATTGCGGCAGTGTACTATGCCCAGGGCCAGTATAATCAGGCGTTGGACACCTACACCGATGCCCTTGCTGTTGCTCAAGAAATTGGTAAGCGTAGCGGCGAAGGCACTACGCTCAACAACATTGGGCGTGTTCTAGAAGCGTTGGACGAACCGGAGTTGGCCCTTGTCTTCTACAAACAATCGGTTAACGTAAGAGAAAGCATTCGCGGCGACATTCGTGGACTAGATATCGCCCTACAACAATCCTTCACCGAGACTGTTGCTGACACCTATCGCCGCCTCGCCGACCTGTTGCTGCAACAGAACCGCATTCTCGAAGCCCAGCGGGTGCTCGATCTGCTGAAAGTACAGGAACTTGACGATTCCTTGCGGGGTGTCCGCAGTAGTGCAGATACTGCCAGCGGCGTCACCTTCTGGCAAATCGAGACCGACCTATTGGCCCTTTACCAACAAGTGATTGCCGACGGCGACGAACTCGCCCAACTGCAAGCCGCCGACTATGACAACCTCAGCCCCGAGCAGCAGCAGCGCCTTGCCACCCTGCGCCAGCGCAACGCCGATGTGCAGAGCCGCTTCATCACCTTTCTCGATCGGCCAGAGGTGCGGCAACTGCTGGCGCAAATTCGCCAGGATACCGAAGGGCAAAACCTAGAAATTGAACGCCAGCACCGCGCCCTACAAAACAACCTGCGCGCCCTACCCCAAAAGACCGCCCTACTGTACCCGCTAATTTTGAGCGATCGCCTCGAACTCGTCGTGGTCACCGCCGATGGCCCGCCCCTGCGCTACCCCATCGCTGTCACCGGCACAGAGTTGAACCGGGCCATTGTCGCCTTTGGTCAGGCGCTTAAAGACCCCAGCAGCGACATTCAGCCCCTGGCCCAGCAGCTCTATACCTGGTTAGTAGCTCCCCTAGAAGCGCAACTGGCTCAAATTGGTATGGAGTCCTTGCTCTACGCCCCTGATGGGGCTCTGCGCTATGTCCCCCTGGCCGCCCTGCACGACGGTGAGCAGTACTTGGCCGAGCGCTTCAGCATCAGCCATATCACCGCCGCGTCCCTCACCAACTTCGATCGCAGGCCCGAGGGGCAGCGGCGCTTGCTGGCAGCGGCCTGCGCGGAGTGCAGTTTCACCGTCAACGTGGGCGATCGCGCCTTTGTTTTCGCCGACCTGCCCTACACCGAAACTGAGGTCAATGGCCTGGCCAAACAGGTGCCCAACACCCGCGTGCTGCTGAACCAGGGCTTTAACCGCAGGGAGCTAGAAAACCGCCTGGGTAACTACAGCATTATTCACCTGGCCACCCACGGCGCGGTCGTCGAAAACCAGCCCAGCCAATCCTTCTTGGTGTTAGGCAGCGGCGAGACAGTAACCCTAGAGACCATTCGCAATAGCTGGAGCCTGAGCCATGCAGAGCTAGTGGTGCTAAGCGCCTGTGAAACGGCGGTGGGCAGCCCAGAACTGGGCAGTGGGGTAGAAATTTTGGGCCTGGGCCACCAAATTCAGGAGGCCGGTGCTCAAGGGGTGCTGGCCTCGCTGTGGAAAGTGAGCGACCAAGGCACTCAAATCTTGATCACGGCTTTCTATGATGCTTTGGCCCAGGGGATGACCAAAACCGAATCGCTGCAAGCGGCCCAGCAAGCGCTGATTACCGGCGACCTTTCAGCGGTAGGGGGCGATCGCGCCACTATTGACGTAATCAGCACCCAGACGGGGCAACCTCTCACCCCTGGCGGCAATCTGGCCCACCCCTACTACTGGGCACCGTTTATTCTGATTGGCAATGGGCTGTAG